The Phaseolus vulgaris cultivar G19833 unplaced genomic scaffold, P. vulgaris v2.0 scaffold_15, whole genome shotgun sequence genomic interval GGCTGCGCATTAGTTTTAACGTTGGATCTGTGTCTCTGGAATCCACGTTGTGGTCGATGGAACTCAGACACACACGATCAAATGATGTCATGAGTGGTAAACTTGGGAGATAAGGTAGTGGTAAGACTTGTGTTAAGATTTTGGGCTTCCAAGAACAATTTCCACTAGGGTAGTTAGGCGTGTGTTTTGGGTACCCAAATTAGAGTATTGTCTTTACAACGTGACCTTCATAAATGGAAGGACACTCCTTTCCCAGAAACTGCATGGTCCACTGTGGCACAGTTTTTTAGCCAAACTAACAATCTAGACAGCGTAGCGTCCTTCCGACAGCAGTTTCTTCCTTAATAACTGCGAAAACATCGATACCTTTCAACCACCACCGAAAAGTTAGGGCCTTGATTATTAGTTTTTACTTCTCCTCACTTAATGGTTCCACTGGTGGCTTGATATGAAGGTGTGAGATTGATTCCCTTGTAAAGGGGTCATGTCTTTCGGTGGGTTGAGTGTTGCTTTGAGTCTTGTGTTTGGGTGTCTTCTGCTTGCTCTGTGTGCTCAGCTTTACTATTTCTTATGGTGGAAGAAGAGAAGGGCACAGATGGATATTGGGATGGATCATGGCAATTACGCAAAGGGGGTGTTCTATTGGGGGTGTTGGAAGACCCCTTGCAGCTTGCATGGTGCCAACGCTGGAGGGGTTGTGCGGGACATAGAGAGCACCATTCATGAACCAGAGATGGAGCTGGATTTGCTGCACAAGTCCTTTGGAGAAGAGGGTGTGGAGTCAGAGTTGATGAGGCTGCACAATCTGGCTGGTCCACCAAGGTTTCTCTTCCCCATCAAGGAGGAAACCAAGGAAGATTTGGAGTCTGAAGATGGTAAATCTAGGGGTGATAGGAGCCGAAAGGGGTCAAGAACAAGGAGCCTCAGTGATATTATGTTGACAATTGACACCCCTTTTCTCACCCCCTTGGCTTCCTCTCCTTTGAAGTGTCCTTTGGCTTTGGACCCTCTTCATTCTTACAAGCATCAAGGATTCAACCCTCTCTTTGAATCGTCTGCTGAATTAGATTAC includes:
- the LOC137816988 gene encoding uncharacterized protein, which codes for MSFGGLSVALSLVFGCLLLALCAQLYYFLWWKKRRAQMDIGMDHGNYAKGVFYWGCWKTPCSLHGANAGGVVRDIESTIHEPEMELDLLHKSFGEEGVESELMRLHNLAGPPRFLFPIKEETKEDLESEDGKSRGDRSRKGSRTRSLSDIMLTIDTPFLTPLASSPLKCPLALDPLHSYKHQGFNPLFESSAELDYNRFRSSPPPKFKFLRDAEEKLQRRLMEEARRKATENVQECGVKDSPQETMATDFSDGSFLRIIHTKDTTESKQLQQYLPQFPSGSSQILPLASSPTALRPLEKTSIVH